In Perca flavescens isolate YP-PL-M2 chromosome 7, PFLA_1.0, whole genome shotgun sequence, the following proteins share a genomic window:
- the LOC114558226 gene encoding THAP domain-containing protein 6-like: protein MYTQPSPCSCERKCRSFCWNSRKVFRFPKNKDVRKKWEVALRREGFTATCSLVLCCHHFKEGDFDRSGQIVRLRDCVIPSVFSFPVHLQRLEKGRATSTSRRAEESLSVASQDSQPQPNDDHGYALPSSPTALKTRLKEALARVESLEREKKNAMAREKRAGTTVKSLFGGI, encoded by the exons AACCCAG CCCATGCAGTTGTGAAAGGAAGTGCAGAAGTTTCTGTTGGAACAGCCGG AAGGTTTTCAGGTTTCCCAAGAACAAAGATGTGAGGAAGAAGTGGGAAGTGGCTTTGAGGAGAGAAGGATTTACTGCCACTTGTTCATTAGTGCTTTGCTGTCACCATTTCAAGGAAGGCGATTTTGATAGGTCGGGTCAGATTGTTCGACTCCGAGATTGTGTTATTCCATCCGTCTTCAGCTTCCCGGTTCACCTCCAAAGA TTGGAAAAGGGCAGGGCTACGTCTACCTCCAGAAGAGCTGAAGAAAGCCTGTCCGTGGCCTCTCAGGATTCCCAACCTCAGCCTAATGAT GATCATGGCTATGCCTTGCCTTCATCTCCTACTGCTCTTAAGACCAGACTCAAAGAGGCCTTGGCAAGAGTGGAAAGTCTGGAGCGAGAGAAGAAGAATGCCATGGCCAGAGAAAAGAGGGCAGGGACCACAGTGAAGAGTCTTTTTGGGGGGATTTGA